Part of the Virgibacillus natechei genome is shown below.
GAAAAAGAATGCCTTCACTTGTATGTTTTCAAAAAAATAGGATTAGTACTTCATGTAATTGGGTCACCCTTTACGTTTTTAGTTAGTGTTATTATAAATGAAATGGGGTATTCTGTCTATGGCTACATAATCATAATTAATGGTATACTACATACAACTAAATATTTTGCTTTATGGTGACTTTGATAAAAGTTGAAAAGGGAAGTTGGTTCGAATCCAACGCGGTCCCGCCACTGTGATGAGGAGAACTCTTTTGTAACCACTGTTTCAGCAAGTGAAATGGGAAGGGAAAAGGTTCGATGATTCTAAGCCAGGAGACCTGCCATAAGGAAGAACATTTTAATCCTACGGGAAATAGGAAGTTGTTGCGCTCATTTATTTCATAACAGATGAAACTTTTTATGCGCGCATGAAGCATCTTCTATTATTAAGAGGGTGTTTTTTTAATTAGGAGGTAATGTTGTGGAAAAGGTAGCTATTCAGCATTCAAAAACGATTCAAACGCGCTTGGTACTTCCACCGGATACGAACCATTTGGATACGATATTCGGCGGGAAAGTGCTCGCTTATATTGATGAAGTTGCAGCATTAACAGCAATGAAGCATGCAAAAAGTGCTGTTGTGACAGCATCCATTGATTCTGTTGATTTTCTTTCAGCAGCGAAAGTAGGGGATTCCCTGAAGTTAGAGGCATTTGTGACGTATACAGGGACAAGTTCGATGGAGGTGTATGTAAAAGTTACAGCACATGATTTAATTAAGAATGAAGAGAGATTAACAACAGAATCTTTTCTGACAATGGTGGCTGTAAACGAACAAGGTAGTCCCGTCCCAGTACCAAAAGTATACCCTGAAAACGAGGAGGAAAAACAGTTACATAGAACCGCTCCTTCAAGAAAAGAGAACCGAAAAAGACGAGCTGCTATTAGATAAATGGATAGGAAGGGTATAATATAAAATGTAGAGAATGCAAACGAAAGGAGTAATAAGCGTGAAAAACCAATTAATGAAAATGCTTACAGAGCGAAAAGATGAAATGATCGAAATTCGCCGTCACTTGCACGAGAATCCAGAGCTTTCTTTTAAAGAAGAAAAGACAGCTCAGTATATTGTTGATTTTTATAAAGATAAAGATGTAGAGATGCAAACCAATGTAGGGAATGGGCATGGAATTATTGTAACAATCGAAGGGGGGAAGCCAGGGAAAAAAATAGGATTACGCGCAGATTTTGACGCACTGCCGATCGTTGAAGAGGCGGACGTTCCTTTTAAATCAAAAAATGAAGGGGTTATGCATGCGTGCGGACATGATGGTCATACCGCTTACTTGCTTGTTCTTGCTGACTGCCTTATTCAATTGAAGGCATCGCTTTCAGGTGCAATTAAAATCATACATCAGCACGCGGAGGAAACACCGCCAGGCGGGGCAAAAAGTATTATGGAGTCAGGGGTACTTGATGATGTGGATAATGCTTTTGGCGTTCATTTATTTCCAACAGACCCTGCTGGAACAGTTGGGTACAGAAGCGGGTATACAATGGCTGGCAGATCTTATTTTAAGCTGGTGATTCAAGGGAAAGGCGGACATGGGTCTTCCCCGCATATGGCAAATGATACGATTGTCGCCGGATCCCATTTTGTTACGGTCACTCAAACCATCATCAGCCGACGCTTGAATCCTTTTGAAATGGGGGTTGTTACAATTGGCTCATTTGATGGAAAAGGGACCTTCAACGTGATTAAAGATCGAATTGAACTTGAAGGGGACGTCCGTTATATGAATAGTAAAACACAAGCGCGTATTGATAAGGAGCTTCATCGTATTGTTGCTGGGATCGAGGAGGAATTCGGTGTGGAGTGTGAGCTTACATACATAGATGATTATCCAGTCTTATTCAATGATCCTGAAGTTACAGAAGTCGTCAAATCAAGTTTGGAAAATATGAATGACCCGGAGATTAAGGAAGTTAAAGAATATCCGAAATTCTCCGGTTCAGAGGATTTTGCATACTATGCAGAGAAAATTCCAAGCACGTTCTTCTTCATTGGCTGTAAACCAAAAGGGGTAGAAGAGCCGTACTTTAATCACCATCCCAAGTTTGATATTGACGAAGATGCACTCCTCGTTGCTGCAAAAGCAGTAGGGCAGGTTGTGTGCGATTATTATGAATTGGAATAAATTAGGGTTTTTCGTTCCCCGAACAGTGCCTGTCACGTCCCGGAATTTGTCGAATGGAAGCGCCCATCATTTTTTGCTGATGGGCGCTTCGATAAGGAAATGATTTATCTCATCCACCATATAATCGGTAATTAGCTCGTCTTTGTTCTCATAGTATTTATATAAAGTACCTCGTGCAATATGTAACCGTTCAGCTACTATACGAAAGGTAAACCCGGCATAGCTGTACTCAAGCAGGGTTTCTTTTGTTGTTTGATATAATTCTTCCTTGGTAAATTTTCGCTCGCGTGTCATATACTCACCTCACGTTTTATAATAAAGGAATTCTTTTTGATCCATGAATTTGTTTGGTCTTCTTGGTATATTATAATGGAATTATGGGTGTTAATGAACATGTGCGTTTTTTAAAGTTAGGGGGATTCATAAATGGCTAACTGGTTGAAGCGAATTTTGGG
Proteins encoded:
- a CDS encoding acyl-CoA thioesterase translates to MEKVAIQHSKTIQTRLVLPPDTNHLDTIFGGKVLAYIDEVAALTAMKHAKSAVVTASIDSVDFLSAAKVGDSLKLEAFVTYTGTSSMEVYVKVTAHDLIKNEERLTTESFLTMVAVNEQGSPVPVPKVYPENEEEKQLHRTAPSRKENRKRRAAIR
- a CDS encoding amidohydrolase, whose translation is MKNQLMKMLTERKDEMIEIRRHLHENPELSFKEEKTAQYIVDFYKDKDVEMQTNVGNGHGIIVTIEGGKPGKKIGLRADFDALPIVEEADVPFKSKNEGVMHACGHDGHTAYLLVLADCLIQLKASLSGAIKIIHQHAEETPPGGAKSIMESGVLDDVDNAFGVHLFPTDPAGTVGYRSGYTMAGRSYFKLVIQGKGGHGSSPHMANDTIVAGSHFVTVTQTIISRRLNPFEMGVVTIGSFDGKGTFNVIKDRIELEGDVRYMNSKTQARIDKELHRIVAGIEEEFGVECELTYIDDYPVLFNDPEVTEVVKSSLENMNDPEIKEVKEYPKFSGSEDFAYYAEKIPSTFFFIGCKPKGVEEPYFNHHPKFDIDEDALLVAAKAVGQVVCDYYELE
- a CDS encoding TetR/AcrR family transcriptional regulator; protein product: MTRERKFTKEELYQTTKETLLEYSYAGFTFRIVAERLHIARGTLYKYYENKDELITDYMVDEINHFLIEAPISKK